A single region of the Hylaeus volcanicus isolate JK05 chromosome 5, UHH_iyHylVolc1.0_haploid, whole genome shotgun sequence genome encodes:
- the LOC128876819 gene encoding 2-oxoglutarate dehydrogenase complex component E1 isoform X3 codes for MYKARTVFSTLAPLAPRMCGPERFASWLVRSHPLSRTTQVMVTEPVRKYSSRVATEPFLNGSSSSYVEEMYNAWLQDPNSVHVSWDSFFRSSTAGAGPGLAYQAPPSLAPSHNQIPLGALLPLGGGSQLSQIPINEKIIDDHLAVQAIIRSYQIRGHHIAKLDPLGINSADLDDRHPQELLYNHYSFEDSDMDRIFKLPSTTFIGGKEKSLPLREILKRLEAAYCGHIGVEFMFINSLEQCNWIRQKMETPGIMEMTNDERRLILARLTRATGFEAFLARKWSSEKRFGLEGCEILIPAMKQVIDKSTELGVESVVMGMPHRGRLNVLANVCRKPLSQIFTQFAALEAADDGSGDVKYHLGTYIERLNRVTNKNIRLAVVANPSHLEAVDPVVQGKTRAEQFYRGDGEGKKVMSILLHGDAAFCGQGIVFETMHLSDLPDYTTHGTVHIVVNNQIGFTTDPRHSRSSPYCTDVARVVNAPIFHVNSDDPEAVMHVCKVAAEWRATFHKDVVIDIVSYRRNGHNEIDEPMFTQPLMYRKIKKTPPALDKYANSLISDGVVNSEEVKDVKDKYEKICEDAYTNARQETHIKYKDWLDSPWSGFFEGKDPLKVSPTGIKEDTLIHIGKKFSSPPPNAAEFVIHKGIERILKSRMEMIEARTVDWALGEAMAFGSLLKEGIHVRLSGQDVERGTFSHRHHVLHHQTVDKATYRPLCYLYPDQAPYTVCNSSLSEFGVLGFELGYSMTNPNALVCWEAQFGDFNNTAQCIIDQFISSGQAKWVRQSGLVMLQPHGLEGMGPEHSSARLERFLQMSADDPDYFPPESEEFAVRQLHDINWIVANCSTPANYFHILRRQIALPFRKPLILMTPKSLLRHPEAKSSFDLMKEDTEFLRVIPEEGKAAQNPSNVKRVVFCSGKVFYDLKKARTEKQLEDKVAIARVEQISPFPYDLVKKEAAKYPNAELVWAQEEAKNQGAWTYVQPRFHTALNGTRSVVGGSTSRKSDGSGGWLSGWFSSAKPTTTTASEPPSVKSDKPIQRTVRYAGRPTAASPATGSKMQHLKELKQLLDDSINL; via the exons ATGTATAAGGCAAGGACAGTTTTTAGTACACTGGCCCCCCTTGCACCACGCATGTGCGGGCCAGAAAGGTTTGCATCTTGGTTGGTGCGGAGCCATCCCCTGTCCAGGACCACACAGGTGATGGTTACTGAACCGGTCAGGAAATATAGCAGCCGGGTAGCTACGGAACCTTTCTTGAATGGCAGTTCCAGTTCTTATGTAGAAGAAATGTACAATGCATGGCTACAAGATCCCAACAGTGTACATGTG tCGTGGGATTCATTTTTCCGTAGCAGCACTGCTGGAGCTGGACCAGGTCTTGCATACCAGGCGCCACCTTCTCTTGCCCCAAGTCATAACCAGATACCTTTAGGAGCATTGTTACCACTTGGTGGTGGGTCTCAATTGAGCCAGATACCTattaatgagaaaataatcgaCGATCACCTGGCTGTTCAAGCCATTATTCGATCTTACCAG ATCCGTGGCCATCATATCGCTAAATTGGATCCACTTGGCATCAACAGCGCCGATCTTGATGATAGACATCCACAAGAGTTGCTCTATAATCATTATTCATTTG AGGATTCGGACATGGATCGCATTTTCAAGTTGCCATCCACCACTTTTATCGGTGGCAAAGAGAAATCATTGCCGTTGcgagaaattttgaaaagattgGAAGCTGCTTATTGTGGTCACATCGGCGTGGAATTCATGTTCATCAACTCTCTGGAACAGTGCAATTGGATTCGTCAGAAAATGGAGACACCTGGTATTATGGAGATGACAAACGACGAAAGGAGGCTAATTTTGGCTAGATTAACTCGTGCAACCGG ATTCGAAGCATTCCTTGCGCGCAAGTGGTCATCCGAGAAGAGATTCGGATTGGAAGGATGCGAAATTCTGATCCCTGCTATGAAACAAGTTATCGACAAATCCACCGAGTTAGGGGTCGAGTCCGTCGTGATGGGCATGCCCCACCGCGGTCGTCTGAATGTCCTTGCTAACGTTTGTCGTAAACCTTTAAGTCAAATCTTCACACAGTTCGCTGCTCTCGAAGCAGCTGATGAT GGTTCTGGTGATGTCAAATATCATTTGGGAACGTACATTGAGCGTTTGAATCGCGTAACGAACAAGAACATTCGTTTGGCCGTCGTTGCAAATCCATCTCACTTGGAAGCTGTTGATCCGGTAGTACAGGGAAAGACTCGCGCTGAGCAATTCTATAGAGGTGATGGCGAAGGTAAAAAG GTCATGTCCATTCTTTTGCACGGTGACGCCGCTTTCTGTGGACAAGGTATTGTTTTCGAAACAATGCACTTGTCCGATTTGCCCGACTATACAACTCACGGTACTGTGCACATTGTGGTCAACAACCAGATTGGATTTACCACCGATCCCAGACATTCGCGATCCTCTCCTTACTGTACCG ATGTTGCGAGAGTAGTTAACGCACCCATCTTCCACGTTAATTCGGATGATCCTGAAGCGGTGATGCACGTTTGCAAAGTCGCCGCTGAGTGGAGGGCAACTTTCCACAAGGATGTCGTTATCGATATCGTGTCCTACAGGCGAAACGGTCACAACGAGATCGATGAACCCATGTTCACGCAACCTTTGATGTATCGCAAAATCAAGAAAACTCCACCAGCTTTGGACAAGTACGCTAACTCCCTTATCAGCGACGGTGTCGTTAACTCCGAAGAAGTTAAG gATGTCAAAGATAAGTATGAAAAAATCTGTGAGGATGCCTACACCAACGCCAGGCAGGAAACGCACATCAAGTACAAGGATTGGCTGGACTCTCCGTGGTCTGGCTTCTTCGAAGGCAAGGACCCATTAAAAGTATCTCCTACCGGCATTAAAGAAGATACGCTGATCcatattggaaaaaaattctcgTCACCACCTCCCAATGCTGCTGAATTTGTTATACACAaag GAATCGAGCGTATTCTAAAATCTCGTATGGAAATGATCGAGGCTCGAACAGTTGACTGGGCTCTTGGAGAAGCGATGGCCTTCGGTTCCCTTCTTAAAGAGGGGATTCACGTTAGGCTGTCGGGTCAAGATGTAGAAAGAGGAACATTCTCGCATAGACATCACGTGCTTCATCATCAAACCGTCGACAAGGCTACTTACAGGCCATTATGCTATCTTTACCCAGACCAAGCTCCCTATACTGTGTGCAATAGTTCTTTGTCAGAATTTGGTGTACTTg GATTTGAATTAGGTTATTCCATGACAAACCCTAATGCATTGGTGTGCTGGGAGGCTCAGTTCGGCGACTTTAACAACACGGCGCAATGTATAATCGATCAGTTTATTAGCAGCGGGCAGGCTAAGTGGGTGCGTCAATCTGGTCTTGTCATGCTACAGCCTCACGGGCTAGAGGGAATG GGTCCGGAACATTCGAGTGCTCGACTGGAACGATTCCTCCAAATGTCTGCTGACGATCCCGACTACTTCCCACCGGAAAGCGAAGAATTCGCTGTACGCCAGTTGCACGACATCAACTGGATTGTTGCTAATTGTAGTACACCGGCCAATTACTTCCACATTCTGAGGAGACAGATTGCATTACCATTCAGGAAACCTTTGATTCTGATGACGCCAAAGTCGCTGCTTCGTCATCCAGAAGCCAAATCCAGTTTCGACTTGATGAAGGAGGATACGGAGTTTCTTAGAGTAATACCCGAGGAAGGTAAGGCGGCTCAAAATCCCAGCAACGTTAAGCGTGTAGTGTTCTGTTCTGGGAAAGTCTTCTACGATTTGAAGAAAGCGCGCACGGAAAAACAACTGGAGGATAAAGTCGCCATTGCGAGAGTTGAACAg ATTTCACCCTTCCCATACGATTTGGTTAAGAAAGAAGCTGCTAAATACCCCAACGCAGAACTGGTATGGGCCCAGGAGGAAGCCAAGAATCAGGGTGCATGGACGTACGTTCAGCCTAGATTCCACACAGCTCTTAACGGAACTCGCAGTGTAGT CGGCGGAAGTACCTCACGCAAGAGTGACGGTAGCGGAGGGTGGTTAAGTGGTTGGTTTTCATCAGCTAAACCAACGACGACAACTGCGTCCGAACCACCGTCAGTAAAATCTGATAAACCCATACAGAGAACAGTGAG ATATGCTGGTCGTCCAACAGCAGCTTCGCCCGCGACAGGAAGCAAAATGCAGCATCTCAAAGAACTGAAACAGTTGCTCGACGATTCTATTAATCTTTAA
- the LOC128876819 gene encoding 2-oxoglutarate dehydrogenase complex component E1 isoform X2 yields the protein MYKARTVFSTLAPLAPRMCGPERFASWLVRSHPLSRTTQVMVTEPVRKYSSRVATEPFLNGSSSSYVEEMYNAWLQDPNSVHVSWDSFFRSSTAGAGPGLAYQAPPSLAPSHNQIPLGALLPLGGGSQLSQIPINEKIIDDHLAVQAIIRSYQARGHLVADLDPLGIMQTDLIHTHYAARKGSPEQVLRQYMLEDSDMDRIFKLPSTTFIGGKEKSLPLREILKRLEAAYCGHIGVEFMFINSLEQCNWIRQKMETPGIMEMTNDERRLILARLTRATGFEAFLARKWSSEKRFGLEGCEILIPAMKQVIDKSTELGVESVVMGMPHRGRLNVLANVCRKPLSQIFTQFAALEAADDGSGDVKYHLGTYIERLNRVTNKNIRLAVVANPSHLEAVDPVVQGKTRAEQFYRGDGEGKKVMSILLHGDAAFCGQGIVFETMHLSDLPDYTTHGTVHIVVNNQIGFTTDPRHSRSSPYCTDVARVVNAPIFHVNSDDPEAVMHVCKVAAEWRATFHKDVVIDIVSYRRNGHNEIDEPMFTQPLMYRKIKKTPPALDKYANSLISDGVVNSEEVKDVKDKYEKICEDAYTNARQETHIKYKDWLDSPWSGFFEGKDPLKVSPTGIKEDTLIHIGKKFSSPPPNAAEFVIHKGIERILKSRMEMIEARTVDWALGEAMAFGSLLKEGIHVRLSGQDVERGTFSHRHHVLHHQTVDKATYRPLCYLYPDQAPYTVCNSSLSEFGVLGFELGYSMTNPNALVCWEAQFGDFNNTAQCIIDQFISSGQAKWVRQSGLVMLQPHGLEGMGPEHSSARLERFLQMSADDPDYFPPESEEFAVRQLHDINWIVANCSTPANYFHILRRQIALPFRKPLILMTPKSLLRHPEAKSSFDLMKEDTEFLRVIPEEGKAAQNPSNVKRVVFCSGKVFYDLKKARTEKQLEDKVAIARVEQISPFPYDLVKKEAAKYPNAELVWAQEEAKNQGAWTYVQPRFHTALNGTRSVVGGSTSRKSDGSGGWLSGWFSSAKPTTTTASEPPSVKSDKPIQRTVRYAGRPTAASPATGSKMQHLKELKQLLDDSINL from the exons ATGTATAAGGCAAGGACAGTTTTTAGTACACTGGCCCCCCTTGCACCACGCATGTGCGGGCCAGAAAGGTTTGCATCTTGGTTGGTGCGGAGCCATCCCCTGTCCAGGACCACACAGGTGATGGTTACTGAACCGGTCAGGAAATATAGCAGCCGGGTAGCTACGGAACCTTTCTTGAATGGCAGTTCCAGTTCTTATGTAGAAGAAATGTACAATGCATGGCTACAAGATCCCAACAGTGTACATGTG tCGTGGGATTCATTTTTCCGTAGCAGCACTGCTGGAGCTGGACCAGGTCTTGCATACCAGGCGCCACCTTCTCTTGCCCCAAGTCATAACCAGATACCTTTAGGAGCATTGTTACCACTTGGTGGTGGGTCTCAATTGAGCCAGATACCTattaatgagaaaataatcgaCGATCACCTGGCTGTTCAAGCCATTATTCGATCTTACCAG GCTCGAGGTCACTTAGTTGCCGACCTGGACCCACTGGGTATCATGCAAACAGACCTGATACATACACATTACGCAGCCCGCAAGGGGTCTCCAGAACAGGTTCTACGGCAATATATGCTTG AGGATTCGGACATGGATCGCATTTTCAAGTTGCCATCCACCACTTTTATCGGTGGCAAAGAGAAATCATTGCCGTTGcgagaaattttgaaaagattgGAAGCTGCTTATTGTGGTCACATCGGCGTGGAATTCATGTTCATCAACTCTCTGGAACAGTGCAATTGGATTCGTCAGAAAATGGAGACACCTGGTATTATGGAGATGACAAACGACGAAAGGAGGCTAATTTTGGCTAGATTAACTCGTGCAACCGG ATTCGAAGCATTCCTTGCGCGCAAGTGGTCATCCGAGAAGAGATTCGGATTGGAAGGATGCGAAATTCTGATCCCTGCTATGAAACAAGTTATCGACAAATCCACCGAGTTAGGGGTCGAGTCCGTCGTGATGGGCATGCCCCACCGCGGTCGTCTGAATGTCCTTGCTAACGTTTGTCGTAAACCTTTAAGTCAAATCTTCACACAGTTCGCTGCTCTCGAAGCAGCTGATGAT GGTTCTGGTGATGTCAAATATCATTTGGGAACGTACATTGAGCGTTTGAATCGCGTAACGAACAAGAACATTCGTTTGGCCGTCGTTGCAAATCCATCTCACTTGGAAGCTGTTGATCCGGTAGTACAGGGAAAGACTCGCGCTGAGCAATTCTATAGAGGTGATGGCGAAGGTAAAAAG GTCATGTCCATTCTTTTGCACGGTGACGCCGCTTTCTGTGGACAAGGTATTGTTTTCGAAACAATGCACTTGTCCGATTTGCCCGACTATACAACTCACGGTACTGTGCACATTGTGGTCAACAACCAGATTGGATTTACCACCGATCCCAGACATTCGCGATCCTCTCCTTACTGTACCG ATGTTGCGAGAGTAGTTAACGCACCCATCTTCCACGTTAATTCGGATGATCCTGAAGCGGTGATGCACGTTTGCAAAGTCGCCGCTGAGTGGAGGGCAACTTTCCACAAGGATGTCGTTATCGATATCGTGTCCTACAGGCGAAACGGTCACAACGAGATCGATGAACCCATGTTCACGCAACCTTTGATGTATCGCAAAATCAAGAAAACTCCACCAGCTTTGGACAAGTACGCTAACTCCCTTATCAGCGACGGTGTCGTTAACTCCGAAGAAGTTAAG gATGTCAAAGATAAGTATGAAAAAATCTGTGAGGATGCCTACACCAACGCCAGGCAGGAAACGCACATCAAGTACAAGGATTGGCTGGACTCTCCGTGGTCTGGCTTCTTCGAAGGCAAGGACCCATTAAAAGTATCTCCTACCGGCATTAAAGAAGATACGCTGATCcatattggaaaaaaattctcgTCACCACCTCCCAATGCTGCTGAATTTGTTATACACAaag GAATCGAGCGTATTCTAAAATCTCGTATGGAAATGATCGAGGCTCGAACAGTTGACTGGGCTCTTGGAGAAGCGATGGCCTTCGGTTCCCTTCTTAAAGAGGGGATTCACGTTAGGCTGTCGGGTCAAGATGTAGAAAGAGGAACATTCTCGCATAGACATCACGTGCTTCATCATCAAACCGTCGACAAGGCTACTTACAGGCCATTATGCTATCTTTACCCAGACCAAGCTCCCTATACTGTGTGCAATAGTTCTTTGTCAGAATTTGGTGTACTTg GATTTGAATTAGGTTATTCCATGACAAACCCTAATGCATTGGTGTGCTGGGAGGCTCAGTTCGGCGACTTTAACAACACGGCGCAATGTATAATCGATCAGTTTATTAGCAGCGGGCAGGCTAAGTGGGTGCGTCAATCTGGTCTTGTCATGCTACAGCCTCACGGGCTAGAGGGAATG GGTCCGGAACATTCGAGTGCTCGACTGGAACGATTCCTCCAAATGTCTGCTGACGATCCCGACTACTTCCCACCGGAAAGCGAAGAATTCGCTGTACGCCAGTTGCACGACATCAACTGGATTGTTGCTAATTGTAGTACACCGGCCAATTACTTCCACATTCTGAGGAGACAGATTGCATTACCATTCAGGAAACCTTTGATTCTGATGACGCCAAAGTCGCTGCTTCGTCATCCAGAAGCCAAATCCAGTTTCGACTTGATGAAGGAGGATACGGAGTTTCTTAGAGTAATACCCGAGGAAGGTAAGGCGGCTCAAAATCCCAGCAACGTTAAGCGTGTAGTGTTCTGTTCTGGGAAAGTCTTCTACGATTTGAAGAAAGCGCGCACGGAAAAACAACTGGAGGATAAAGTCGCCATTGCGAGAGTTGAACAg ATTTCACCCTTCCCATACGATTTGGTTAAGAAAGAAGCTGCTAAATACCCCAACGCAGAACTGGTATGGGCCCAGGAGGAAGCCAAGAATCAGGGTGCATGGACGTACGTTCAGCCTAGATTCCACACAGCTCTTAACGGAACTCGCAGTGTAGT CGGCGGAAGTACCTCACGCAAGAGTGACGGTAGCGGAGGGTGGTTAAGTGGTTGGTTTTCATCAGCTAAACCAACGACGACAACTGCGTCCGAACCACCGTCAGTAAAATCTGATAAACCCATACAGAGAACAGTGAG ATATGCTGGTCGTCCAACAGCAGCTTCGCCCGCGACAGGAAGCAAAATGCAGCATCTCAAAGAACTGAAACAGTTGCTCGACGATTCTATTAATCTTTAA
- the LOC128876819 gene encoding 2-oxoglutarate dehydrogenase complex component E1 isoform X5: protein MYKARTVFSTLAPLAPRMCGPERFASWLVRSHPLSRTTQVMVTEPVRKYSSRVATEPFLNGSSSSYVEEMYNAWLQDPNSVHVSWDSFFRSSTAGAGPGLAYQAPPSLAPSHNQIPLGALLPLGGGSQLSQIPINEKIIDDHLAVQAIIRSYQARGHLVADLDPLGIMQTDLIHTHYAARKGSPEQVLRQYMLEDSDMDRIFKLPSTTFIGGKEKSLPLREILKRLEAAYCGHIGVEFMFINSLEQCNWIRQKMETPGIMEMTNDERRLILARLTRATGFEAFLARKWSSEKRFGLEGCEILIPAMKQVIDKSTELGVESVVMGMPHRGRLNVLANVCRKPLSQIFTQFAALEAADDGSGDVKYHLGTYIERLNRVTNKNIRLAVVANPSHLEAVDPVVQGKTRAEQFYRGDGEGKKVMSILLHGDAAFCGQGIVFETMHLSDLPDYTTHGTVHIVVNNQIGFTTDPRHSRSSPYCTDVARVVNAPIFHVNSDDPEAVMHVCKVAAEWRATFHKDVVIDIVSYRRNGHNEIDEPMFTQPLMYRKIKKTPPALDKYANSLISDGVVNSEEVKDVKDKYEKICEDAYTNARQETHIKYKDWLDSPWSGFFEGKDPLKVSPTGIKEDTLIHIGKKFSSPPPNAAEFVIHKGIERILKSRMEMIEARTVDWALGEAMAFGSLLKEGIHVRLSGQDVERGTFSHRHHVLHHQTVDKATYRPLCYLYPDQAPYTVCNSSLSEFGVLGFELGYSMTNPNALVCWEAQFGDFNNTAQCIIDQFISSGQAKWVRQSGLVMLQPHGLEGMGPEHSSARLERFLQMSADDPDYFPPESEEFAVRQLHDINWIVANCSTPANYFHILRRQIALPFRKPLILMTPKSLLRHPEAKSSFDLMKEDTEFLRVIPEEGKAAQNPSNVKRVVFCSGKVFYDLKKARTEKQLEDKVAIARVEQISPFPYDLVKKEAAKYPNAELVWAQEEAKNQGAWTYVQPRFHTALNGTRSVVYAGRPTAASPATGSKMQHLKELKQLLDDSINL, encoded by the exons ATGTATAAGGCAAGGACAGTTTTTAGTACACTGGCCCCCCTTGCACCACGCATGTGCGGGCCAGAAAGGTTTGCATCTTGGTTGGTGCGGAGCCATCCCCTGTCCAGGACCACACAGGTGATGGTTACTGAACCGGTCAGGAAATATAGCAGCCGGGTAGCTACGGAACCTTTCTTGAATGGCAGTTCCAGTTCTTATGTAGAAGAAATGTACAATGCATGGCTACAAGATCCCAACAGTGTACATGTG tCGTGGGATTCATTTTTCCGTAGCAGCACTGCTGGAGCTGGACCAGGTCTTGCATACCAGGCGCCACCTTCTCTTGCCCCAAGTCATAACCAGATACCTTTAGGAGCATTGTTACCACTTGGTGGTGGGTCTCAATTGAGCCAGATACCTattaatgagaaaataatcgaCGATCACCTGGCTGTTCAAGCCATTATTCGATCTTACCAG GCTCGAGGTCACTTAGTTGCCGACCTGGACCCACTGGGTATCATGCAAACAGACCTGATACATACACATTACGCAGCCCGCAAGGGGTCTCCAGAACAGGTTCTACGGCAATATATGCTTG AGGATTCGGACATGGATCGCATTTTCAAGTTGCCATCCACCACTTTTATCGGTGGCAAAGAGAAATCATTGCCGTTGcgagaaattttgaaaagattgGAAGCTGCTTATTGTGGTCACATCGGCGTGGAATTCATGTTCATCAACTCTCTGGAACAGTGCAATTGGATTCGTCAGAAAATGGAGACACCTGGTATTATGGAGATGACAAACGACGAAAGGAGGCTAATTTTGGCTAGATTAACTCGTGCAACCGG ATTCGAAGCATTCCTTGCGCGCAAGTGGTCATCCGAGAAGAGATTCGGATTGGAAGGATGCGAAATTCTGATCCCTGCTATGAAACAAGTTATCGACAAATCCACCGAGTTAGGGGTCGAGTCCGTCGTGATGGGCATGCCCCACCGCGGTCGTCTGAATGTCCTTGCTAACGTTTGTCGTAAACCTTTAAGTCAAATCTTCACACAGTTCGCTGCTCTCGAAGCAGCTGATGAT GGTTCTGGTGATGTCAAATATCATTTGGGAACGTACATTGAGCGTTTGAATCGCGTAACGAACAAGAACATTCGTTTGGCCGTCGTTGCAAATCCATCTCACTTGGAAGCTGTTGATCCGGTAGTACAGGGAAAGACTCGCGCTGAGCAATTCTATAGAGGTGATGGCGAAGGTAAAAAG GTCATGTCCATTCTTTTGCACGGTGACGCCGCTTTCTGTGGACAAGGTATTGTTTTCGAAACAATGCACTTGTCCGATTTGCCCGACTATACAACTCACGGTACTGTGCACATTGTGGTCAACAACCAGATTGGATTTACCACCGATCCCAGACATTCGCGATCCTCTCCTTACTGTACCG ATGTTGCGAGAGTAGTTAACGCACCCATCTTCCACGTTAATTCGGATGATCCTGAAGCGGTGATGCACGTTTGCAAAGTCGCCGCTGAGTGGAGGGCAACTTTCCACAAGGATGTCGTTATCGATATCGTGTCCTACAGGCGAAACGGTCACAACGAGATCGATGAACCCATGTTCACGCAACCTTTGATGTATCGCAAAATCAAGAAAACTCCACCAGCTTTGGACAAGTACGCTAACTCCCTTATCAGCGACGGTGTCGTTAACTCCGAAGAAGTTAAG gATGTCAAAGATAAGTATGAAAAAATCTGTGAGGATGCCTACACCAACGCCAGGCAGGAAACGCACATCAAGTACAAGGATTGGCTGGACTCTCCGTGGTCTGGCTTCTTCGAAGGCAAGGACCCATTAAAAGTATCTCCTACCGGCATTAAAGAAGATACGCTGATCcatattggaaaaaaattctcgTCACCACCTCCCAATGCTGCTGAATTTGTTATACACAaag GAATCGAGCGTATTCTAAAATCTCGTATGGAAATGATCGAGGCTCGAACAGTTGACTGGGCTCTTGGAGAAGCGATGGCCTTCGGTTCCCTTCTTAAAGAGGGGATTCACGTTAGGCTGTCGGGTCAAGATGTAGAAAGAGGAACATTCTCGCATAGACATCACGTGCTTCATCATCAAACCGTCGACAAGGCTACTTACAGGCCATTATGCTATCTTTACCCAGACCAAGCTCCCTATACTGTGTGCAATAGTTCTTTGTCAGAATTTGGTGTACTTg GATTTGAATTAGGTTATTCCATGACAAACCCTAATGCATTGGTGTGCTGGGAGGCTCAGTTCGGCGACTTTAACAACACGGCGCAATGTATAATCGATCAGTTTATTAGCAGCGGGCAGGCTAAGTGGGTGCGTCAATCTGGTCTTGTCATGCTACAGCCTCACGGGCTAGAGGGAATG GGTCCGGAACATTCGAGTGCTCGACTGGAACGATTCCTCCAAATGTCTGCTGACGATCCCGACTACTTCCCACCGGAAAGCGAAGAATTCGCTGTACGCCAGTTGCACGACATCAACTGGATTGTTGCTAATTGTAGTACACCGGCCAATTACTTCCACATTCTGAGGAGACAGATTGCATTACCATTCAGGAAACCTTTGATTCTGATGACGCCAAAGTCGCTGCTTCGTCATCCAGAAGCCAAATCCAGTTTCGACTTGATGAAGGAGGATACGGAGTTTCTTAGAGTAATACCCGAGGAAGGTAAGGCGGCTCAAAATCCCAGCAACGTTAAGCGTGTAGTGTTCTGTTCTGGGAAAGTCTTCTACGATTTGAAGAAAGCGCGCACGGAAAAACAACTGGAGGATAAAGTCGCCATTGCGAGAGTTGAACAg ATTTCACCCTTCCCATACGATTTGGTTAAGAAAGAAGCTGCTAAATACCCCAACGCAGAACTGGTATGGGCCCAGGAGGAAGCCAAGAATCAGGGTGCATGGACGTACGTTCAGCCTAGATTCCACACAGCTCTTAACGGAACTCGCAGTGTAGT ATATGCTGGTCGTCCAACAGCAGCTTCGCCCGCGACAGGAAGCAAAATGCAGCATCTCAAAGAACTGAAACAGTTGCTCGACGATTCTATTAATCTTTAA